From a region of the Actinomycetes bacterium genome:
- a CDS encoding LacI family DNA-binding transcriptional regulator, translating to MPVPKARLSRPTMRDVAKEAQVSLKTVSRVVNDEDGVRPETAARVAKAITALGFRRNDMARVLRQGQSSRTIGLVIEDVANPFYSALTRAVEEVARKRGYLVIAGSSDEDPAGERELLRLLCERRVDGLLVVPAGSDHRFLVPELRMGTAAVFMDRPAVNLDVDAILIDNVGGARRAVEHLLAHGHRRIGMVGDVWTIFTAVERRQGYVEALAAAGVGVDEALLRLGSHDVVAAEAATRALLALSDPPTAIFAGNNRITVGALRAIRAVGARTAVVGFDDFELADLLSITVMAHSPAEMGRQAAELLCRRLEGDRSPPQRVVLPVELVRRGSGEVPP from the coding sequence ATGCCAGTTCCCAAGGCCCGACTGTCGAGACCAACCATGCGGGACGTGGCCAAGGAGGCGCAGGTGAGCCTCAAGACCGTCTCCCGGGTCGTCAACGACGAGGACGGCGTGCGGCCCGAGACCGCGGCCAGGGTGGCGAAGGCAATCACCGCGCTGGGCTTCCGCCGCAACGACATGGCCCGCGTGCTGCGCCAGGGGCAATCGTCCCGCACCATCGGCCTGGTGATCGAGGATGTGGCCAATCCCTTCTACTCGGCCCTTACCCGTGCGGTGGAGGAGGTGGCTCGCAAGCGCGGCTACCTGGTCATCGCGGGCAGCTCCGACGAGGACCCGGCGGGGGAGCGGGAGTTGCTCCGCCTGCTGTGCGAGCGGCGGGTGGACGGGCTGCTGGTGGTGCCCGCCGGCAGCGACCACCGGTTCCTGGTGCCGGAGCTGCGGATGGGTACGGCGGCGGTGTTCATGGACCGGCCGGCCGTCAACCTCGACGTCGACGCCATCCTCATCGACAACGTGGGTGGTGCCCGCAGGGCGGTCGAGCATCTGCTCGCGCATGGGCACCGGCGCATCGGCATGGTCGGTGACGTGTGGACGATCTTCACCGCTGTCGAGCGGCGGCAGGGCTACGTCGAGGCGCTGGCGGCCGCCGGGGTTGGGGTCGATGAGGCGCTGCTGCGACTCGGGTCGCACGACGTGGTCGCCGCGGAGGCGGCCACCAGGGCGCTGCTGGCGCTGTCTGACCCGCCCACCGCGATCTTCGCCGGCAACAACCGCATCACCGTCGGTGCACTGCGGGCGATCAGGGCGGTGGGCGCGCGCACCGCCGTGGTCGGGTTCGACGACTTCGAGCTGGCCGACCTGCTGTCGATCACCGTGATGGCTCACAGCCCGGCCGAGATGGGCCGGCAGGCCGCCGAGCTGCTGTGCAGGCGCCTCGAGGGCGATCGGTCGCCGCCGCAGCGCGTCGTGCTGCCGGTCGAGCTGGTCCGACGGGGCTCCGGGGAGGTGCCGCCGTGA